Within the Deinococcus sp. Leaf326 genome, the region CCACGACCCGGCGCTGGCCGCGCAGCCGCTCCTCCATTCGCCGGCGCCCGCAGCCCCCCAGCCTCAGATCTGATCCGGATTTTCCGTACAAGGACGTTTCCATGCCCCAGCACATTCCCTTTGTAGAAGACCTCCTCGCGCGCATGACCCTGGACGAAAAGATCGGTCAGATGACCCAGCCCGAAAAGAACAGCGTGAAGCCCGGCGACGTGGCCCGCCTCGGCCTGGGCTCGGTCCTGAGCGGCGGCGGCGGCAACCCCGACCCCAACAGCCCCCAGGGCTGGCGCGACATGGTGACGGCGTTTATCGCCGAGGCGCAGGAGGCGCGCCTGAAGATTCCACTGCTCTACGGCTCGGACGCCGTACACGGGCACAACAACGTGGTGGGGGCAACCATCTTTCCGCACAATATTGGCCTGGGGGCGACGAACGACCCGGATCTGCTGCGCCGCATCGGCCGCGCGACCGCGCTCGAGGCCGCCGCCACGAATGTGCGCTGGGCCTTCGCGCCCGCCGTGAGCATCCCACAGGACTTCCGCTGGGGCCGCAGCTACGAGGGCTACGGCCAGGACCCGGCGCTCGTGGGCCGGCTGGCCGCCGCGCTCGTGGAGGGCCTGAAGGGCGAGGGCTGGAACTCGCCCACGGCCGTATTGCCCTCGGTCAAGCACTTCGTCGCCGATGGGGCGACCGACTGGGGCAGTGGCAAGCGCGCCCGCATGACCGACCCCGACCACGACCGCACGCTGGCGATTGCCCAGATGGGCGAGGACTTCGTGACCCTGCTCGACAAAGGCGCGTGGCAGATCGACCAGGGCGACTCGTCAATCGACGAGGAGACGCTGCGCGCCGTGCACCTGCCGCCCTACCGCGCCGCCATTGAGGCCGGGGCCCTGAACGTGATGGTGTCCTACAGCAGCTGGCAGGGCCTCAAGATGCACGGACACCGCTACCTGATCACCAACGTGCTCAAGGGCGAATTAGACTTTGCGGGCTTCGTCGTCTCGGACTGGGAGGGCGTGCAGCAGGTCGCGCCCGACTTCGAGGCGGCCGTGCGCGAGTCGGTCAATGCGGGCGTGGACATGGTGATGGTGCCCTTCGACTACGAGAGCTTCATCGCCTCGCTGCGCCGCGCGGTGGAGGCGGGCGAGGTAAGTGGCGAGCGCATCGACGACGCCGTGCGCCGCATCCTGAACACCAAGTATGCCCTCGGGCTGTTCGGGCAGCCGCATACCGACCCGGCGCTGCTCTCCGAGGTCGGCTCGGACGCCCACCGCGCCCTGGCCCGCGAGGCCGCTGCCAAATCGGCCGTGCTCCTCAAGAACGAGGGCGTGTTTCCCCTTCCTGACGACGGCCAGCTTCTCGTGGCCGGCCGGGCTGCCGACGACCTCGGCCTGCAATGCGGTGGCTGGACGATCACCTGGATGGGCGGCGAGGGTGCGACCACCACCGGCACCACGCTGCTGGAGGGGCTGCGGGCCGGGGCCGGTGGGCGCCGGATCGAGTACGCTCCGGCCGGCGAGGGCGAGGAACGTTTTCCCGTGGGCCTCGTCGTGCTGGCGGAGGAACCCTACGCCGAGGGCATGGGCGACCGCGCGTCGCTGGCCCTGACCGACGAGCACCGCGCCCTCGTCGCGCGGATGCAGGCCCGCTGCGACCAGGTGGCCGTGGTGCTGTATTCGGGCCGCCCGCTGATCGTGACGGAGGACCTGAAGGGCTGGGACGCCTTCGTCGCGGCGTGGCTGCCCGGTAGCGAGGGCACCGGGTTGGCCGACGTGCTGCTGGGCGCGCGGCCCTTCACCGGGCGGCTGTCCTTCGACTGGCCGCGCACGCTCGCCGACCTGCCGCGCCGCGAGGGGTCGGACACGCTGTTCCGGGTGGGCGAAGGGCAGACGGCCGACGTGGCCGGGGAGCGCTCGCCGGTCACGCGCTGAAGTCCGGCGTGGGGCCGGGGAGCGGTAGATTCCGTGCAGCTCCCTCGGCTCCACCCGCCGGCTCCTCTAGAACCGGAGTCTGGTGCTGAGCATCCCCCCGTCGACATCTAGGATGCTGCCCTGGACAAAGGCGGCTTCGGAGGAGACGAGGAACCGGACGCCGTAGGCGATATCGATGGGCCGGACCGGACGGCCCGACACGGTTGCGGAGGTCATCGCGTCAAGGACGGCGGCGAAGTCGGCGTTGCCCGGCGTCAGGGTGGCGCCGGGGGCGACCGTGTTGACCCGGACGCCGCGCGGGCCGTATTCCGCCGCCCAGTTGCGGGTCATCTGCTCCAGGGCGGCTTTCGAGGCGGTGTACATGGCCCCGCTGGCAGTGCCGACCCGGCCCATCCAGGACCCGATATTGACGATATTGCCCGACCCCCGCGTGGCCATGCCGGGCGCGAGCGCCGCGACAAGCACGTGCGGTGCCCGGATGTTCGTCGCCAGCAGCGCGTCGAGGTCGTGGTCCGGGAGCAGCTCGGTCGGCGTGACGGGATAGACCCCGGCATTGTTGACAAGAAGGTCCACCCGGCCGCCGAGCGCCGCCGTGGCCTCCTGCGCGAAGCTCCGCAGCTCGGCGTAGGAGCCGGAGAGGTCGGCGGGCACGGCCCAGGCCTGGCCCCCGGCCGAGGTGACGGCGTCGGTGACCCGCCGCGCGCGGGCGGCGTCGCGGCCACTCACCACGACCTCGGCGCCGGAGGCGGCCAGGACATAGGCGATGGCCTCACCGATGCCGCTCGTAGAGCCGGTGACGATGGCCTTCTGGCCCGAGAGCCGGGTATCGCGCGGTAGAGTGGCAAGCAGGTCGGCGTTGGTGTGCAGGTCGTTCGGCATGAGGGTTCCTTCTGGCCGGGAACGCAGAGCCGAATCAAAAGCGGTTGCATTCCCGAATCGGTTGAAGCCTAGTCGAACTGATGCGATAATGCAACCAGTGAAGAAGCAAGGTGACGACTCCGTCCGCTCGGGCTGCCCGGTGAGCCTGGGGCTGGACATTTTTGGTGACCGCTGGACCCTGCTCATCGTCCGTGACCTGATGTTCGGGGGCAAGCGCCATTTCCGGGAGATGCTGGCCTCCGAGGAACACATCTCGTCGAACATCCTGGCCGACCGCCTGAAACTGTTGCTGGCGCAGGACATCGTCAGCGCGGCCCCCGACCCGGCTCATGCCCAGAAGGTCATCTACCGGCTGACCGAGAAGGGCGTCGCCCTGTACCCGGTCTTGATGGCGATCAGTGAGTGGAGCTACCAATATCGCCCGGTCGAGGAGCGTTATCTCGCGGGTCACCTCGCCGGAGGCGCTGCCGACGAGGCCGAGGCGATAGCCGACCTGCGCCGGACGCATCTCGCGTAAGCCGGACGCCGGGGGAGATCCGGTCAATTGTCGGGCGACCCCGTGAACCCCCTGGAGTGACCTTCTCGCCGCGAAGGCACTCAGCCCCGGCGGTGGCGCCCGGGGGCGCCGGAGGGGGCCGGTCCCGACGACTCGCGGATCACGAGTTCGGTGGGGAAGGGGAGGGGCGGCCTGGGCGCGCCGCCCTCGGCCAGTTCGACGAGCAGTTGCACGGCGACCTCGCCCATCCGGCGCAGGGGCTGACGCACCGTGGTCAGGGCCGGGCGGGCGGCGGCGGCGATGGGCAGGTCGTCGAAGCCCACCACCGAGAGGTCCTGCGGCACCCGGAAACCCAGGTCCTGCGCGGCGTGCAGAGCGCCCAGCGCCATCGCGTCCCCGGCAGCGAAGAGGGCCGTGGGCGGCGGCGAAAGGGCCAGCAGCTCGCGGGCCGCGCGCGCGCCGCTCTCCTGGGTGTAGTCGCCGTGCCGGACGTAGCGTTCGGGGTCCAGCCCGGCCTCGCGCAGCGTATCTCCGTAGCCGCGCAGGCGCTCGGCGGCGTCGTCGCGCCCGGTCTGCGGCCCCTGCGGTTCCGAGAGCAGCCCCGTGATCAGGCCGATGCGGGTATGCCCCAGCGCCAGCAGGTGCGCGGTGGCCTGCCGCGCCCCGCCGGCATTGTCGGTGCCCAGCACCCGCTCGCCGGGGCCGTCCACGCTCACGAGGTGGGGCGGCAGCTCGGCGCGGCGCGGCCAGTCGCCGGCCGAGGGCTGGATGAGCAGGGCCCCCGCCGAGAGCCGCGCCATCAGCGACAGGTCCGCGCCGCCGCCCCCCGAGCGCATCACGACCACGAGGTCGTAGCGTAACTCCTCGGCTGCCTGCGCCGCGCCCTGCACGACCTCGGCGGCGTAGGGCCGGTTGAGCTGCGGCGTGAACACGCTCAGCATCCGGCTGCGTCCACCGGCCAGCGCGCGGGCCACCTCGTTGACGCGGTAGCCGGTCGCCGCCACCGCCTCGAGGACCCGCTGCCGCGTCGCCGGCCGCACACCGGGCCGCCCGTTGATGACGTTCGACACTGTCATAGGCGACACGCCCGCGTGCCGGGCCACGTCGGCGAGGGTCAGGTCCGGTGCGGCGGCCCGGCCCGGTCTGCCGGTATTTCCTCTCTCGTCTCTGTCCATCGCGCCTTCATTGTGCCGCTGCACTGCCTAGCCAACCTATTGTCATGCCCAGAATGTAGCGCTATATTTCAGGGGTAACCCCCCAATCTGCCCTGCCGAAGCCCCGAGTCTTCGTTCCCATCCGGCCCCAGGAGGCCCCTATGGTCGTTTTCGGCGATTCCAGAGCGCCCCCGGCTTGCCCTGTCGAGGCTGAAGATTATAGCGCTATAAATTCCGTCCTCCCGGCACAGTCGACGTCACCTACGGGCGTTGCCGGACCCTCTGGAGACCCACGATGACCCTGAAAACCTCCGTGTTGCTGTTCTCGGCCCTCGCCCTCAGCGCCTGCGGACAAAGCCCCTCACCGCAGGCGGGCGGCCCGGCCGGCCTCTTTCAGGCGCAGGCCACCTGCGGGGGCACCAACCTCGCGCAGGGCAAGGCAGCTACGGCGTCAAGCACCGAGAACGGCGGTACCCCGGCGAGCGCGGCGGTGGACGGCGACGCGGGCACGCGCTGGTCGAGCGCCTTCAGTGACCCCCAGTGGCTGCGGGTGGACCTGGGCAGCACCCAGAGCCTGTGCCAGGTGACCATCCAGTGGGAGGCCGCCTATGCCCGGACCTTCCGCATCGAGGTGTCGGGCGACGGCAGCACCTGGAGCGCCGCCTCGCCCGACACGGCCGGCACAGGCGGTACCCAGACGGTGGCGGTGAGCGGCAGCGGGCGCTACGTGCGTCTCTACTCGACCGCGCGGGCGACCGGCTACGGGGTGTCCATGTTCGAATTCAAGGTGAACGGTGCGGGGACGACGACTACCCTGCCGACCTCCGACACGCCGGACTTTGGGCCGAACGTGACCATCTTTGACCCGTCGGTGCCGGCCTCGACCATTCAGTCGAAGGTTGACGCGGCCTTCAACGCGCAGCTGCGCAGCCAGACCGCGCAATTCGGGGACCAGCGGTACACCTTCTTGTTCAAGCCGGGCAGCTACGGTCGGGTGTGGGCCAATGTGGGCTTCTACACGACCCTGGCGGGCCTGGGCAGGAACCCCGACGACGTGACGATCACCGGGGCCATCAATGTGGACAGCGGCTGGAACTACGGCGACGAGTCGAACGCCACCCAGAACTTCTGGCGCTCGGCAGAGAACCTCGCCGTGATTCCCGAGGGCGGCACGAACCGCTGGGCCGTGTCGCAGGCGGCCCCCATGCGCCGCGTGCATATCCGGGGCAACCTGACGCTGGGACCGTCCAACCAGGACGGCGGGCAGGGCTACTCCAGTGGCGGCTATCTCTCGGACAGCCGGGTGGACGGCGCGGTGACCTCGGGGTCGCAGCAGCAGTGGTATACCCGAGACAGCACGCTGGGAAGCTGGAGCGGCTCGGTGTGGAACATGGTGTTCTCGGGCGTACAGGGCGCCCCGGCACAGAACTTCCCGAACCCGTCGCACACGGTGCTGGGCACCACCCCCGCCTCGCGTGAGAAACCGTACCTGTACTTCGAGAACGGCAAGTACAGCGTCTTCGTGCCATCGCTGCGCACGAACGCCGCGGGGGTGACGTGGCCCAACACGCCCGGCACCTCCATTCCCATGAGCCAGTTCTATGTGGCGCGGCCCAGCGACAGCGCCGCCACGCTGAACCAGGCGCTGTCGCTGGGGCTCAACCTGTTTTTCACACCAGGCGTGTATCACCTGAACCAGACCCTGAACGTCACCCGCGCGAATACGGTTGTGCTGGGTCTGGGCTACCCGACGCTGGTGCCCGACGGCGGCGTCAACGCGATGTCGGTCGCCGACGTGGACGGCGTGAAGGTGGCAGGCCTGCTGTTCGACGCGGGAACGGTGAACAGCCCGGCACTGCTGACCGTGGGGCAGTCGGGCGTACACACCAACCACGCCACCAACCCCATCAGCGTGCAGGACGTGTTCTTCCGCATCGGGGGGGCGGTGGCGGGCAAGTCCACGACCAGCCTGATCGTGCACAGCGACAACACCATCGTGGACCATATCTGGGCATGGCGCGCCGACCACGGCATCAACCCGACCGGCTGGACCGTCAACACCGCCGATACCGGCCTGATCGTGAACGGCAACAATGTGCTCGCCACGGGCCTGTTCGTCGAGCACTATCAGAAGTACGAGGTGCTGTGGAACGGGCAGGGCGGCAAGACCATCTTCTTCCAGAACGAGAAGCCCTACGACGTGCCCGACCAGGCGACGTGGCGCAGCGGCGCAAATGGCTACGCGGCCTACAAGGTGGCCGACGGTGTGACCACCCACGAGGGCTGGGGTCTGGGCAGCTATGCCTTTTTCAACGTGAACCCGGCGGTGCGGGTGGACCGCGCCTTCGAGGTGCCCAACGTGAGCGGCGTGAAGATGCACGACCTCGTAACCGTGTCGCTGAACAACAAGGGCAGCATCGACCGCATCATCAACAACGCGGGCGCCGCCGTGCCGCAGCCGAACACGAACACGGCGCCGAGCTATCTGGTCAACTACCCCTGAATGGTCGCGCCCACCGGCGCTGACCGCCCGCTCACCCAGTAGGACGAAAGCGTCCAGCCGGAGCTGCCTGCGCAGAACCGTGCTGGACGCTTTCGCTGCCCCGCGGCCGGAAGACGGAAATCACTCCGGGCGGCTGCGGGCGGAACTCAGGGGCGCAGCAGTACCTTGCCTGACTTGCCGGGCGTCAGCGACGCCTGGACCGCCTGCCGGATGTCCGCGAAGGCGTAGGTGCCCTCGACCGGCAATTGCAGCTGCCCCCCGGCCACGAGGCCGACGAGTTCGCGGATCAATCGGGTGCGTTCCTCGGCCGGCATGTCCGCGATGATGCGGCTGCCCCAGAAGCCCTTGACCGTCAGGTGCTTGAAGATCACGTCGCCCGAGGGAATGTGCATGGGGCCGCCCGACATGGTTCCGAAGGACACGAGCAGGCCGTCGCTGCCCAGCAGGTCCGCGAGGTCGCCCGAGGCGTCGCCGCCGATGGAGTCCACGGCCGCGCGGATGGGGGCGTCGCCGTGCAGGGCGCGCACCTGATCCTTCCAGCCGGGCTGCGCAGTCGAGACGACGTTCCCGATGCCCAGGTCGTTCATCTCGGTCATGCCCGCGTCGCGGCGCACGAGGTTGATGGTGTGGACGCCGCGCGCCGCCGTGAGCATCGCCAGCGTCTTGCCCACCGCGCCGTTGGCCGTGTTCTGGACGATCCAGTCGCCAGTCTTGACCCCGAGGAAGTCCAGCAGCGACAGGGCGCTCAGCGGCATGGCGATGAGCTGCGCGGCCGCCTCGTCCGATACGGCGTCGGGCAGCGGTACGAGGCCGGCGGCCGGGGCCAGGAAGTACTCGCCCCAAGTGCCGGTGCCCGACGCGCTGTTGACCCGGCGCCCGATCAGGCCGGCGTCCACGCCCTCGCCCACAGCGTCCACGACGCCCACGGCCTCGGTCCCGCCCACGGCCGGCAGCGCCGGCTTGTGGCCGTAGCTGCCCCGCACGGTCCACAGGTCGTGGTTATGGATGGCGGCGAGCACCGTCTTGATCCGCACCTGGCGGGGGCCAGGC harbors:
- a CDS encoding helix-turn-helix domain-containing protein, translating into MKKQGDDSVRSGCPVSLGLDIFGDRWTLLIVRDLMFGGKRHFREMLASEEHISSNILADRLKLLLAQDIVSAAPDPAHAQKVIYRLTEKGVALYPVLMAISEWSYQYRPVEERYLAGHLAGGAADEAEAIADLRRTHLA
- a CDS encoding zinc-binding dehydrogenase, which encodes MKSVVYTQFGEPETVLSLGELALPEPGPRQVRIKTVLAAIHNHDLWTVRGSYGHKPALPAVGGTEAVGVVDAVGEGVDAGLIGRRVNSASGTGTWGEYFLAPAAGLVPLPDAVSDEAAAQLIAMPLSALSLLDFLGVKTGDWIVQNTANGAVGKTLAMLTAARGVHTINLVRRDAGMTEMNDLGIGNVVSTAQPGWKDQVRALHGDAPIRAAVDSIGGDASGDLADLLGSDGLLVSFGTMSGGPMHIPSGDVIFKHLTVKGFWGSRIIADMPAEERTRLIRELVGLVAGGQLQLPVEGTYAFADIRQAVQASLTPGKSGKVLLRP
- a CDS encoding glycoside hydrolase family 3 protein — its product is MPQHIPFVEDLLARMTLDEKIGQMTQPEKNSVKPGDVARLGLGSVLSGGGGNPDPNSPQGWRDMVTAFIAEAQEARLKIPLLYGSDAVHGHNNVVGATIFPHNIGLGATNDPDLLRRIGRATALEAAATNVRWAFAPAVSIPQDFRWGRSYEGYGQDPALVGRLAAALVEGLKGEGWNSPTAVLPSVKHFVADGATDWGSGKRARMTDPDHDRTLAIAQMGEDFVTLLDKGAWQIDQGDSSIDEETLRAVHLPPYRAAIEAGALNVMVSYSSWQGLKMHGHRYLITNVLKGELDFAGFVVSDWEGVQQVAPDFEAAVRESVNAGVDMVMVPFDYESFIASLRRAVEAGEVSGERIDDAVRRILNTKYALGLFGQPHTDPALLSEVGSDAHRALAREAAAKSAVLLKNEGVFPLPDDGQLLVAGRAADDLGLQCGGWTITWMGGEGATTTGTTLLEGLRAGAGGRRIEYAPAGEGEERFPVGLVVLAEEPYAEGMGDRASLALTDEHRALVARMQARCDQVAVVLYSGRPLIVTEDLKGWDAFVAAWLPGSEGTGLADVLLGARPFTGRLSFDWPRTLADLPRREGSDTLFRVGEGQTADVAGERSPVTR
- a CDS encoding LacI family DNA-binding transcriptional regulator, with translation MDRDERGNTGRPGRAAAPDLTLADVARHAGVSPMTVSNVINGRPGVRPATRQRVLEAVAATGYRVNEVARALAGGRSRMLSVFTPQLNRPYAAEVVQGAAQAAEELRYDLVVVMRSGGGGADLSLMARLSAGALLIQPSAGDWPRRAELPPHLVSVDGPGERVLGTDNAGGARQATAHLLALGHTRIGLITGLLSEPQGPQTGRDDAAERLRGYGDTLREAGLDPERYVRHGDYTQESGARAARELLALSPPPTALFAAGDAMALGALHAAQDLGFRVPQDLSVVGFDDLPIAAAARPALTTVRQPLRRMGEVAVQLLVELAEGGAPRPPLPFPTELVIRESSGPAPSGAPGRHRRG
- a CDS encoding discoidin domain-containing protein; protein product: MTLKTSVLLFSALALSACGQSPSPQAGGPAGLFQAQATCGGTNLAQGKAATASSTENGGTPASAAVDGDAGTRWSSAFSDPQWLRVDLGSTQSLCQVTIQWEAAYARTFRIEVSGDGSTWSAASPDTAGTGGTQTVAVSGSGRYVRLYSTARATGYGVSMFEFKVNGAGTTTTLPTSDTPDFGPNVTIFDPSVPASTIQSKVDAAFNAQLRSQTAQFGDQRYTFLFKPGSYGRVWANVGFYTTLAGLGRNPDDVTITGAINVDSGWNYGDESNATQNFWRSAENLAVIPEGGTNRWAVSQAAPMRRVHIRGNLTLGPSNQDGGQGYSSGGYLSDSRVDGAVTSGSQQQWYTRDSTLGSWSGSVWNMVFSGVQGAPAQNFPNPSHTVLGTTPASREKPYLYFENGKYSVFVPSLRTNAAGVTWPNTPGTSIPMSQFYVARPSDSAATLNQALSLGLNLFFTPGVYHLNQTLNVTRANTVVLGLGYPTLVPDGGVNAMSVADVDGVKVAGLLFDAGTVNSPALLTVGQSGVHTNHATNPISVQDVFFRIGGAVAGKSTTSLIVHSDNTIVDHIWAWRADHGINPTGWTVNTADTGLIVNGNNVLATGLFVEHYQKYEVLWNGQGGKTIFFQNEKPYDVPDQATWRSGANGYAAYKVADGVTTHEGWGLGSYAFFNVNPAVRVDRAFEVPNVSGVKMHDLVTVSLNNKGSIDRIINNAGAAVPQPNTNTAPSYLVNYP
- a CDS encoding SDR family NAD(P)-dependent oxidoreductase, with the protein product MPNDLHTNADLLATLPRDTRLSGQKAIVTGSTSGIGEAIAYVLAASGAEVVVSGRDAARARRVTDAVTSAGGQAWAVPADLSGSYAELRSFAQEATAALGGRVDLLVNNAGVYPVTPTELLPDHDLDALLATNIRAPHVLVAALAPGMATRGSGNIVNIGSWMGRVGTASGAMYTASKAALEQMTRNWAAEYGPRGVRVNTVAPGATLTPGNADFAAVLDAMTSATVSGRPVRPIDIAYGVRFLVSSEAAFVQGSILDVDGGMLSTRLRF